The Roseofilum capinflatum BLCC-M114 genome window below encodes:
- a CDS encoding bifunctional orotidine-5'-phosphate decarboxylase/orotate phosphoribosyltransferase, translated as MNFWHKYEGAIAKTESLLYGNLDPDLEGLETEDLERDLQQKIVHTQDLVCAYTLNLGAYQILGAAGITLLQSIRRSIPASIPIILDAQYSDLETSTGFARLVFETWQMDGCTVLPYAGLDQVAPFLMYSDRLVFVLCYTGNPSGSVLQDYPHSNTPLYLHLVEAAQSWGTPDQVALSLGEVMPDVLAQVRLAAPERLILLTDYDSIFPEVTEILDAGLNGSGDGLLLPIPPESFAEDNPRRAIADLRDRINQERQQKLEGSPTCELWVPDVCFLDSTPYRDLILQLYDIGCITFGDHVQASGQVFPYYIDLRKIISLPQIFHQIVSAYGDILNTLEFDRIAGIPYGALPTATGLALRLEHPMIYPRKEVKNYGAKRLVEGHFEPGEKVVVIEDILITGRSAMEGAAKLQSVGLEVEDIVVFIDHERGVKEKLKEQGYCGHSVLTLSEIAQTLKEGGRITGDQYESLIRE; from the coding sequence ATGAATTTTTGGCATAAGTATGAAGGGGCGATTGCCAAAACGGAGAGTTTGCTCTACGGGAATCTCGATCCGGATTTAGAGGGGTTGGAAACTGAGGATTTAGAACGGGATTTACAGCAGAAAATTGTCCACACCCAGGATCTTGTGTGTGCCTATACTTTGAATCTAGGCGCTTATCAAATTTTAGGCGCTGCGGGGATAACGTTGCTGCAATCCATCCGGCGATCGATTCCGGCTTCAATTCCGATTATTCTCGATGCCCAATATAGCGATTTAGAGACGAGTACCGGGTTCGCTCGGTTGGTGTTTGAAACCTGGCAAATGGATGGCTGTACGGTACTGCCCTATGCAGGTTTAGACCAAGTGGCTCCGTTTTTGATGTATAGCGATCGCCTAGTCTTTGTTCTTTGTTATACCGGCAATCCCTCCGGCTCCGTTCTCCAAGATTATCCCCATAGCAATACTCCTCTCTATCTCCATCTCGTCGAAGCCGCCCAAAGTTGGGGCACACCCGATCAAGTCGCCCTATCCCTAGGGGAAGTGATGCCGGATGTGTTGGCACAAGTTCGTTTAGCGGCTCCAGAACGGTTGATTTTATTGACCGATTATGATAGTATATTCCCGGAAGTTACAGAAATTTTAGATGCGGGTTTGAATGGGAGTGGGGATGGCTTATTGCTGCCGATTCCTCCAGAAAGTTTTGCAGAAGACAACCCCAGAAGGGCGATCGCCGATTTACGCGATCGTATCAATCAAGAACGACAACAAAAACTCGAAGGGAGTCCCACCTGCGAGCTATGGGTTCCTGATGTCTGTTTCTTGGACTCAACCCCCTATCGAGATTTAATCCTGCAACTCTATGATATTGGCTGCATTACCTTTGGCGATCATGTGCAAGCCTCCGGTCAAGTGTTTCCCTACTACATTGACCTGAGAAAAATCATTTCCTTACCGCAAATTTTCCATCAAATTGTCAGCGCTTATGGGGATATTTTGAACACCTTAGAGTTTGACCGCATTGCCGGAATTCCCTACGGAGCCTTACCTACTGCTACCGGATTAGCCTTGCGCCTAGAACATCCGATGATTTATCCCCGTAAAGAAGTAAAAAATTATGGGGCAAAACGGTTAGTCGAAGGTCACTTTGAACCCGGTGAAAAAGTGGTGGTGATTGAGGATATCCTAATTACCGGACGCAGTGCCATGGAAGGAGCGGCGAAACTCCAATCAGTGGGTTTAGAAGTCGAAGATATTGTGGTGTTTATCGATCATGAGCGGGGAGTGAAAGAGAAACTGAAAGAACAGGGTTATTGTGGCCATTCCGTCTTAACCTTATCGGAAATTGCCCAAACCCTGAAAGAAGGGGGACGAATTACAGGGGATCAGTATGAATCCTTGATAAGGGAATAG
- a CDS encoding PspA/IM30 family protein, translating into MSVVDRLIRAVRAHVNDWIAQRQDPEKLLETAILELQDELVRLRQSVAQAIAVQKRTERQYHQAQVSAEDWHKRAQLALEKGDETLAREALTCRKPYLETARLFQEHLQQQGAVVDRLKQDLHALEGKIAEAKAKKDLYIARARAAKTSEQLHQVMHQLNPKGTGAALERMENKVQQLEAQAELAQWGSDRVEHQFQALESAQESSVEEELSAIKTQLESQGPRSQSEYDQELEELRSRLNEL; encoded by the coding sequence ATGAGTGTTGTCGATCGCCTAATTCGTGCCGTCCGTGCCCATGTTAATGACTGGATCGCCCAACGGCAAGACCCGGAAAAACTCCTAGAGACGGCTATCTTAGAGTTGCAAGATGAGCTGGTGCGTCTGCGACAATCAGTGGCTCAGGCGATCGCCGTGCAAAAACGTACAGAGCGACAATATCATCAAGCCCAAGTGAGCGCCGAAGATTGGCACAAACGGGCCCAACTTGCCCTAGAAAAAGGGGATGAAACTCTAGCCAGAGAAGCTCTCACCTGCCGCAAACCTTACCTAGAAACGGCTCGACTGTTCCAGGAACACTTGCAACAGCAAGGGGCTGTGGTGGATCGTCTGAAGCAGGATTTACACGCCCTAGAGGGCAAAATAGCGGAAGCTAAAGCCAAAAAAGACCTCTATATTGCCCGCGCCCGTGCGGCCAAAACCTCCGAACAGTTGCACCAAGTCATGCATCAATTGAATCCCAAGGGCACAGGAGCAGCTTTAGAGCGCATGGAGAATAAGGTGCAACAACTCGAAGCCCAAGCGGAACTGGCTCAATGGGGAAGCGATCGTGTGGAACATCAGTTCCAGGCTTTAGAATCGGCCCAAGAGAGTTCAGTCGAGGAGGAACTGAGTGCGATTAAAACTCAACTGGAAAGCCAAGGCCCCAGAAGTCAATCGGAGTACGACCAGGAGTTAGAGGAACTGCGATCGCGACTGAATGAACTGTGA
- a CDS encoding PspA/IM30 family protein: MGLFDRISRVLRANVNDLVSKAEDPEKILEQSIIDMQEDLVQLRQAVASAIASQKKSQQQFNTAQNEANKWQQRAQLALQKGDENLAREALQRKKAQADNANTIKVSLDQQTAQVDTLKKNLMQLESKISEAKTKKDMLKARLSAAKAQENLQNTVSNMGTSSSLAAFDRMEEKVLQMEARSQAAYEIGGTGVEEQFAALEGSDVDDELAAMKAQLSGASPNQGALPEGSSSSSSTPPVDDELEQLRRELDKS, encoded by the coding sequence ATGGGATTATTCGACCGGATCAGCCGAGTTCTGAGAGCTAATGTAAACGATCTCGTTAGCAAAGCAGAAGACCCGGAGAAGATACTAGAGCAGTCTATTATTGATATGCAGGAAGATCTAGTACAACTCCGGCAAGCGGTAGCCAGTGCGATCGCCAGCCAAAAGAAAAGCCAGCAACAATTTAACACTGCCCAAAATGAAGCCAACAAATGGCAACAACGGGCCCAACTGGCTCTACAGAAGGGCGACGAGAATCTGGCACGGGAAGCTTTGCAGCGCAAAAAAGCCCAGGCTGATAATGCCAATACCATTAAAGTTTCTTTAGATCAACAAACCGCCCAGGTGGATACCCTGAAGAAAAACTTAATGCAGCTAGAGAGCAAGATTTCTGAGGCGAAAACCAAGAAAGATATGCTCAAAGCACGGCTGAGTGCCGCCAAAGCCCAAGAAAACTTGCAAAATACGGTCTCGAATATGGGAACCAGCAGTTCCCTAGCTGCGTTTGACCGAATGGAAGAAAAAGTGCTGCAAATGGAAGCCAGAAGCCAGGCAGCCTATGAAATTGGCGGAACCGGGGTTGAAGAACAGTTTGCGGCTTTAGAAGGAAGCGATGTGGATGATGAACTCGCTGCCATGAAAGCCCAGTTAAGCGGTGCATCCCCGAATCAAGGCGCTCTTCCTGAAGGGAGTAGTTCCAGTAGCTCGACTCCACCCGTCGATGATGAACTCGAACAACTCCGCCGGGAACTCGATAAGAGCTAG
- the fraC gene encoding filament integrity protein FraC: MVVILPLRAIALQMLFLWVAIAIESYLLHTQLQLQRRFSIFYAATLNLLANLIGWFLFFNLEILLPHGISKSLIHLLLFSHWDQSSLSWTLLAIISAFLIGWFVKRQGIAILRTIRKIWVEKKHGEGGFNTAASEAFIEKAISRTIFNAHLISNSAILVIILIQFIKFQINFP, from the coding sequence ATGGTGGTTATCCTTCCCCTACGGGCGATCGCCCTACAGATGTTATTCTTATGGGTGGCGATCGCCATTGAATCCTATCTGCTTCACACTCAACTTCAACTCCAGCGCCGTTTTAGTATTTTTTACGCCGCGACACTCAATTTACTTGCTAATCTGATTGGTTGGTTCTTATTCTTTAATCTAGAAATCCTACTCCCCCATGGAATTAGCAAAAGTTTAATTCATTTACTCCTCTTTAGCCACTGGGATCAATCCAGCTTATCCTGGACGCTACTCGCCATTATTAGTGCCTTTCTGATTGGCTGGTTTGTCAAACGACAAGGAATCGCTATTTTACGAACCATTCGCAAAATTTGGGTAGAAAAAAAACATGGAGAAGGAGGGTTTAACACAGCCGCCAGTGAAGCCTTCATCGAAAAAGCCATTTCTCGAACCATATTTAATGCCCACTTAATCAGTAATAGCGCAATTTTAGTCATTATTTTAATTCAATTTATTAAATTTCAGATCAATTTTCCTTGA
- a CDS encoding DUF5357 family protein, producing MKGLIQLFTTLFSRPPTLWQILFMTSFGFWAIAAINPNDQQQELLALCGFLCLIYALWTILNQYSLRYFWIDLKPIIVWFVFCVIVSIKLNRFSQKVLWVSYPEVVAITQIVPDLLSNPLQKNRLQLQKNIIILLCGLLISCWIYSYFMIDEWVIENSELVDQNMEESLFVIKFSLDNLRLLSD from the coding sequence ATGAAAGGTTTAATCCAACTCTTTACCACTCTCTTTTCCCGACCTCCTACCCTCTGGCAAATCCTGTTTATGACCAGTTTTGGGTTTTGGGCGATCGCGGCTATAAACCCCAATGATCAACAACAAGAACTCTTAGCCCTATGCGGATTTCTTTGTTTAATCTATGCCCTATGGACGATTCTGAACCAATATTCCTTGCGCTATTTCTGGATTGACTTAAAACCTATCATTGTTTGGTTTGTCTTTTGTGTAATCGTCAGTATCAAACTGAATCGATTTTCACAAAAAGTATTGTGGGTGAGTTATCCTGAAGTCGTTGCTATAACACAGATTGTACCTGACTTATTGAGCAACCCCTTACAGAAAAACAGATTGCAATTACAAAAAAATATTATTATTTTACTTTGTGGTTTACTCATCAGTTGCTGGATTTACTCATACTTTATGATTGATGAATGGGTGATTGAAAATTCTGAATTAGTAGACCAGAACATGGAAGAGAGCCTATTCGTGATAAAATTTAGTCTAGATAATCTCCGATTACTATCGGATTGA
- a CDS encoding ABC transporter permease codes for MNLDRLRVIANNVFAETIRDRILYVLGLFAIVVVFMIPLIREVASTVEDKILLDVGLGLMEILGVAITVFISTGLINKEIDQRTIYLLIAKPLNTSELIVGKFLGVTAVLTVLVVGMMGIYLGILSLNQTTYPSLTALIISALFLILKLSLITAAAILLGVFTRSLVALFLTFGIYFMGNLSADMVKLNALVENPMFSRLSQVLFIIVPDLSRLDVKNLAVYGMNSLPDALTLTINAGYGIVYTMALLALATIILAQREF; via the coding sequence ATGAATTTGGATCGACTCAGGGTAATTGCCAATAATGTATTTGCCGAAACCATCCGCGATCGCATTCTCTATGTCCTCGGATTGTTCGCGATCGTTGTAGTCTTCATGATTCCCTTGATTCGTGAAGTTGCCTCTACAGTCGAAGATAAAATCCTCCTGGATGTAGGATTAGGCTTAATGGAAATTCTAGGAGTAGCCATAACCGTTTTTATCAGCACGGGATTAATCAATAAAGAAATTGATCAGCGCACCATCTATTTACTGATTGCAAAACCCCTGAATACCTCTGAACTGATTGTGGGTAAATTCTTAGGAGTTACGGCAGTTTTAACCGTCTTAGTCGTGGGAATGATGGGCATTTACCTAGGTATTTTAAGCCTGAATCAAACCACCTATCCGTCTTTAACTGCCCTGATAATTTCCGCTCTGTTCCTGATTCTGAAGCTCTCCTTAATTACAGCCGCAGCAATTTTATTAGGAGTCTTTACCCGTTCCTTAGTGGCTCTGTTCCTCACCTTTGGTATTTATTTCATGGGCAACTTAAGCGCCGATATGGTGAAGCTCAATGCCTTAGTCGAAAATCCCATGTTTTCCCGCCTCAGCCAAGTTTTATTTATCATTGTCCCCGATCTATCGCGCTTAGATGTGAAAAACTTAGCGGTGTATGGGATGAACTCTTTACCCGATGCGTTGACGCTGACGATTAATGCAGGATATGGAATAGTCTACACCATGGCATTGTTAGCCTTAGCAACCATTATTTTGGCCCAACGAGAATTTTGA
- a CDS encoding Uma2 family endonuclease has protein sequence MKLSTAFISVLDYLEGEKISPIRHEYIGGQIFAMSGGSEEHNRIAGNIYTRLLIHLRGSGCKTFMSDMKVNMPIARDTADLFYYPDVMVTCEPEDREKYYKTSPCLIVEVLSSSTESLDRREKRLNYQSLPSLQEYVLVSQTEMKVEVYRRKTDGNWSLEMLEIDDSLELNSVDLTLTMADIYDEVLTE, from the coding sequence ATGAAACTTTCTACAGCATTTATTTCTGTACTCGACTATCTTGAAGGGGAAAAAATCAGCCCCATTCGTCATGAATATATTGGCGGGCAAATATTCGCCATGTCTGGGGGGAGCGAAGAACATAATCGTATTGCTGGTAATATCTATACTCGTTTACTGATTCATTTACGAGGGAGTGGTTGTAAAACTTTCATGTCTGATATGAAAGTGAATATGCCCATTGCTCGCGATACGGCGGATCTGTTTTATTATCCCGATGTTATGGTGACTTGCGAGCCTGAAGATCGGGAAAAATATTATAAAACTTCTCCTTGTTTAATTGTGGAGGTGCTTTCCTCTTCGACTGAAAGTTTAGATCGGCGAGAAAAACGGTTAAATTATCAAAGTTTGCCCAGTTTGCAGGAATATGTTCTGGTGTCTCAAACCGAAATGAAGGTGGAAGTGTATCGACGGAAGACGGACGGAAATTGGTCGCTGGAAATGTTGGAGATAGATGATAGTTTAGAGTTGAATTCAGTTGATTTAACCTTGACAATGGCGGACATTTATGATGAGGTTTTGACCGAGTGA
- a CDS encoding Uma2 family endonuclease — MKLSTAFISVLDYLEGEKISPIRHEYIGGQIFAMSGGSEEHNRIAGNIYTRLLIHLRGSGCKTFMSDMKVNMPIARDTADLFYYPDVMVTCEPEDREKYYKTSPCLIVEVLSSSTESLDRREKRLNYQSLPSLQEYVLVSQTEMKVEVYRRKTDGNWSLEMLEIDDSLELNSVDLTLTMADIYDEVLMQGKIGG; from the coding sequence ATGAAACTTTCTACAGCATTTATTTCTGTACTCGACTATCTTGAAGGGGAAAAAATCAGCCCCATTCGTCATGAATATATTGGCGGGCAAATATTCGCCATGTCTGGGGGGAGCGAAGAACATAATCGTATTGCTGGTAATATCTATACTCGTTTACTGATTCATTTACGAGGGAGTGGTTGTAAAACTTTCATGTCTGATATGAAAGTGAATATGCCCATTGCTCGCGATACGGCGGATCTGTTTTATTATCCCGATGTTATGGTGACTTGCGAGCCTGAAGATCGGGAAAAATATTATAAAACTTCTCCTTGTTTAATTGTGGAGGTGCTTTCCTCTTCGACTGAAAGTTTAGATCGGCGAGAAAAACGGTTAAATTATCAAAGTTTGCCCAGTTTGCAGGAATATGTTCTGGTGTCTCAAACCGAAATGAAGGTGGAAGTGTATCGACGGAAGACGGACGGAAATTGGTCGCTGGAAATGTTGGAGATAGATGATAGTTTAGAGTTGAATTCAGTTGATTTAACCTTGACAATGGCGGACATTTATGATGAGGTTTTGATGCAGGGAAAGATCGGTGGGTAA
- a CDS encoding glycosyltransferase family 4 protein encodes MNNKLTVTIFYQFNPWKSSIGGIQSVICNFIKYAPPEFEVRLVGTGEDAGALGKWQDREFAGRALQFMPVIPLEEDNVRRWIPTTLKYTQALMGKDFSSDFMHFHRIEPTLVAGKWQGEKALFIHNDIQQQMKSTTGKKALLWQYFPGAYFVLENRLMQGLDRLYSCNTESTNFYQERYPDLSSRVQGIRNPVDLERFYPLEVAEKKEKRKDLAEKMNLSPDTRFILFAGRLHPQKDPLLLVQTVGILKEANIHLLVAGEGELRPELESEIKRLDLSTKITLLGAVPQEQLVKYHQLSSACILTSVYEGLPIVVLEALSCGIPVVSTACGETPRILIPGSGEVSATRSPEAIAEALRMILKDPDQYSPLKCVQAVQLYDAEIVVNRVYEEMKQRWITSKKV; translated from the coding sequence ATGAACAACAAACTAACGGTAACTATTTTTTATCAATTTAATCCCTGGAAAAGTAGTATTGGTGGAATTCAAAGTGTGATCTGTAATTTTATTAAATATGCGCCTCCAGAGTTTGAAGTGCGGTTGGTGGGGACAGGAGAAGATGCCGGTGCGTTGGGGAAATGGCAGGATAGAGAATTTGCTGGACGAGCGTTGCAGTTTATGCCGGTTATTCCCCTGGAAGAGGATAATGTCAGGCGCTGGATTCCCACGACCTTAAAATATACGCAAGCGCTGATGGGAAAGGATTTTAGTTCTGATTTTATGCACTTCCATCGGATTGAGCCAACGTTAGTTGCGGGGAAATGGCAGGGGGAGAAAGCTTTATTTATTCATAATGATATTCAACAACAAATGAAGTCTACAACTGGGAAGAAGGCTTTATTGTGGCAATATTTCCCTGGGGCCTATTTTGTACTGGAAAATCGGTTGATGCAAGGGTTGGATCGGCTTTATTCTTGTAATACGGAATCTACGAATTTTTACCAAGAACGCTATCCTGATTTATCGTCTAGGGTGCAGGGGATAAGAAATCCAGTGGATCTGGAGCGTTTTTATCCTCTGGAAGTTGCAGAAAAAAAGGAAAAGAGAAAAGATCTGGCAGAGAAGATGAATCTTTCGCCAGATACCCGTTTTATCTTGTTTGCGGGTCGTCTTCATCCTCAAAAAGATCCTTTGTTACTTGTTCAAACTGTAGGAATACTTAAAGAAGCTAATATCCACCTATTGGTTGCTGGGGAAGGAGAATTAAGACCCGAACTAGAGTCTGAAATTAAACGGTTAGATCTGTCCACAAAAATTACCCTTTTAGGGGCTGTACCTCAAGAACAGTTGGTTAAATACCATCAATTAAGTTCTGCATGTATTTTAACCAGTGTCTATGAAGGATTACCAATTGTGGTTTTAGAGGCGCTTTCTTGTGGAATTCCTGTGGTTAGTACGGCTTGTGGAGAAACGCCGAGAATTTTAATTCCTGGAAGTGGTGAAGTTTCTGCTACTCGATCGCCGGAGGCGATCGCTGAAGCATTAAGAATGATTCTCAAAGATCCAGATCAGTATTCTCCCTTAAAGTGCGTGCAAGCAGTACAACTCTATGATGCGGAAATTGTTGTTAATCGTGTTTATGAAGAAATGAAACAACGATGGATAACAAGTAAGAAAGTGTGA
- a CDS encoding glycosyltransferase family 4 protein: MRIAVIGAKGLPAKQGGIEHYCQELYPRMVSEGHRVDLFARSSYTEAPWFSSTKVKGVNVISLPSIALRGVDAVFNSALGAIATFLRPYDLVHIHALGPALFCWLPKLMGSTTVIVTCHGLDWQRSKWGAFSSRLIHLGEKMAVCYADEITVVSQALQDYFKATYGIITPYIPNAPATYLASDPHSTYLTSLKLDTHRYILFLGRLVPEKRPDLLIKAYLSLQHPPWRLVIAGGGCHTAEYTQHLEKLAGHNPNIVFTGEVRGQQLADLVRGASLFVLPSDLEGLPLVMLEAMQEGIPVLASDIEAHEQLVGGNEERGLLFPVGDIQECAQKLEYAISHPEQIQNVAKIAQTYIKTHYNWQNITYEKLKLYNRVVTSRPMVESFQQRLWQRNPLKIPRRIDPK; this comes from the coding sequence ATGAGGATTGCAGTCATCGGTGCAAAGGGACTACCCGCAAAACAGGGGGGCATAGAGCATTATTGCCAAGAACTCTACCCAAGAATGGTGTCAGAAGGGCATCGCGTAGATTTATTTGCTCGGTCAAGCTATACAGAGGCTCCTTGGTTTTCATCGACGAAAGTGAAGGGGGTAAATGTGATTTCTTTGCCCTCGATCGCTCTTCGGGGAGTCGATGCGGTCTTTAATTCGGCATTGGGGGCGATCGCCACGTTCTTACGTCCCTACGATTTAGTTCATATCCATGCCCTGGGGCCGGCTTTGTTCTGTTGGTTACCAAAACTGATGGGGTCAACTACAGTCATCGTCACTTGTCATGGTTTAGATTGGCAGCGATCGAAATGGGGAGCCTTCTCTAGCCGATTAATTCATCTCGGAGAAAAGATGGCTGTATGCTACGCTGATGAAATCACCGTGGTTTCTCAAGCTCTGCAAGACTATTTCAAAGCTACCTATGGGATTATTACTCCCTATATTCCCAATGCCCCAGCCACCTATTTAGCATCCGATCCTCACAGTACCTATCTAACCTCCCTGAAATTAGATACCCATAGATATATTCTGTTTCTAGGGCGGTTGGTTCCAGAAAAGCGCCCCGATCTGCTAATTAAAGCATACTTATCTCTCCAACATCCCCCCTGGAGATTAGTGATTGCAGGCGGAGGGTGTCATACCGCAGAATATACTCAGCATCTAGAGAAACTGGCGGGTCATAATCCCAATATTGTGTTTACGGGTGAAGTGAGGGGACAACAATTAGCGGATTTGGTAAGGGGGGCGAGTTTATTTGTGCTGCCCTCGGATCTAGAAGGGTTACCTCTGGTGATGCTCGAAGCGATGCAAGAAGGGATTCCTGTTCTGGCCAGTGATATTGAAGCTCATGAACAGCTTGTGGGTGGAAACGAGGAGCGGGGACTCTTGTTTCCAGTAGGAGACATTCAGGAGTGTGCCCAGAAATTAGAATACGCCATATCCCATCCCGAACAGATCCAGAACGTTGCTAAAATTGCCCAAACGTACATCAAAACCCATTACAATTGGCAAAATATTACTTATGAAAAACTGAAGCTCTATAACAGAGTGGTCACTAGTCGGCCAATGGTTGAGAGCTTTCAACAAAGGTTATGGCAACGGAATCCCTTGAAAATTCCTCGCAGAATTGACCCCAAATAA
- a CDS encoding GumC family protein: MERTLPSLHSVWHRRGWVAILALASTIAGGVVYLLLTAPKYEVKAQLILNDRQLGISELSRGLSEVSSYRAGESSPLATQSELIKSQRVIQQAIARVNLDTLDPLGVPPTLKQVRKYLNVAIIPATNILELSYQNESEALAVEVLNSIAQTMVDESAREIRLEAKAVREFLEQEVPRQRQITEAAERAENDYRRVSGLVNVEEQTAQLVGSLGDLEAQERTLVAEYQERITQVEQLRQLTGIDNPKNAYIGSRVGGDQEIEEIRNQLAGVEGELAAARSRFTDENPIVQSLAAQRQALVELYQQKLAEVVPPGETLPREAITSDELSENLIADLITAQSQSVALADRIRALRGERQNLLARLDELPLKQQPLMALVRQREEAEETLRFLQGKLEEARLAENQLLGNIRIIELAEEGSGDETPSAKVILVLATAFGLMLAVGLVVLLEIIDNTLHDDGEIEELLKLPLLGVLPNLTAPVLKLTPPEAFLDNGRFVEPYRLLLKTLEFRSADPLKRVVISSAIASEGKSTIAAHLAAVSALLGRRTLIIDADLRCPRQHRIWQREAQPGLTECLNGDRPLSQSVQATEIDNLHLLPCGELTPHPSKLLESARLHTLLAEAAQTYDLVIIDTPPISSSGDAHTLSRDSNGLLLITRPNVTPKDILIRAVSDLKSNGVKVMGVAVNGMTAYTRAYYRYPVQGKLPAVKSSLRLRSGQVQPAKKGQGGDRG; encoded by the coding sequence ATGGAACGCACTTTACCCTCTCTACATTCAGTTTGGCATCGGCGAGGTTGGGTCGCAATCCTGGCCTTGGCTTCGACCATTGCGGGGGGAGTGGTTTATCTACTGCTGACAGCTCCCAAATATGAAGTCAAGGCCCAATTAATTCTCAATGACCGACAGCTTGGGATATCGGAGTTAAGTCGAGGTTTGAGTGAAGTATCGAGCTATCGAGCGGGGGAATCAAGTCCGTTAGCTACGCAATCAGAGTTAATCAAGTCCCAACGAGTGATTCAACAAGCGATCGCTCGCGTGAACTTGGATACCCTCGATCCTCTGGGAGTCCCTCCGACATTAAAACAAGTGCGTAAATACTTAAATGTAGCGATTATTCCAGCAACGAATATTCTAGAGCTGAGTTATCAGAATGAATCGGAAGCCTTAGCGGTAGAAGTGCTAAATTCTATTGCCCAAACCATGGTAGATGAAAGTGCCAGGGAAATTCGCCTAGAAGCTAAGGCTGTACGAGAATTTCTGGAGCAGGAAGTGCCCAGACAAAGGCAAATTACAGAAGCGGCTGAAAGAGCCGAAAATGACTACCGTAGGGTGAGTGGCTTGGTCAATGTGGAAGAACAAACGGCTCAGTTAGTAGGAAGTTTAGGGGATTTGGAAGCGCAGGAGAGGACGCTGGTTGCTGAGTATCAAGAGAGAATTACTCAAGTGGAACAACTGCGCCAACTGACGGGAATTGATAATCCGAAAAATGCTTATATTGGCAGTCGGGTGGGTGGAGACCAAGAGATAGAAGAGATTAGAAACCAATTAGCAGGAGTGGAGGGGGAATTAGCTGCTGCGCGATCGCGCTTTACCGATGAAAATCCGATTGTCCAGTCTTTAGCTGCCCAGCGCCAGGCTCTGGTTGAACTCTATCAACAGAAACTTGCTGAAGTGGTTCCTCCGGGTGAAACTTTGCCCCGTGAAGCGATTACTTCTGATGAACTGAGTGAGAATTTAATTGCTGACTTGATTACCGCTCAGTCCCAAAGTGTGGCACTGGCAGACCGAATTAGAGCCTTGCGTGGAGAACGGCAAAATTTATTAGCTCGTCTGGATGAGTTGCCCCTAAAACAACAACCTCTAATGGCTTTAGTGCGCCAACGAGAAGAGGCAGAGGAAACATTGAGATTTCTGCAAGGGAAGCTCGAAGAAGCCAGGTTAGCAGAAAACCAACTGTTAGGCAATATTCGGATTATTGAACTGGCAGAAGAGGGCAGTGGAGACGAAACACCGAGCGCCAAGGTAATTTTGGTTTTAGCCACAGCATTTGGACTGATGCTGGCGGTAGGTTTAGTGGTGCTGTTGGAAATTATTGATAATACGCTCCATGATGATGGGGAAATTGAAGAGTTGCTGAAGTTGCCCCTGCTGGGTGTATTGCCGAACTTGACGGCTCCGGTGCTGAAGTTAACGCCTCCTGAAGCTTTTCTGGATAATGGCCGGTTTGTGGAACCCTATCGTTTATTGTTGAAAACTTTGGAGTTTCGTAGTGCAGACCCCCTGAAAAGGGTGGTGATTAGCAGCGCGATCGCCTCGGAAGGCAAATCAACGATCGCCGCCCATTTAGCCGCCGTCTCCGCTCTCCTAGGTCGCCGTACTCTGATTATCGATGCTGATCTGCGGTGTCCTCGACAACACCGGATCTGGCAACGGGAGGCACAACCGGGTCTGACAGAATGCTTAAATGGCGATCGCCCCTTATCCCAATCCGTACAAGCCACAGAAATCGACAATCTACACCTATTACCTTGTGGAGAACTCACCCCTCACCCCTCCAAGCTCCTAGAGTCTGCCAGGCTACACACTTTACTCGCAGAAGCCGCCCAAACCTACGATTTGGTCATTATCGATACGCCCCCCATCAGCAGTTCTGGCGATGCCCATACCCTCAGTCGCGATAGCAATGGTTTGTTGCTCATTACTCGCCCCAATGTCACCCCCAAAGATATCCTTATCCGAGCCGTATCCGACTTGAAAAGTAACGGCGTAAAGGTGATGGGAGTCGCTGTCAATGGCATGACGGCTTATACAAGAGCCTATTATCGGTATCCCGTGCAGGGAAAATTGCCCGCAGTGAAATCCTCCCTTCGGCTGCGCTCAGGGCAAGTACAACCGGCCAAGAAAGGTCAAGGAGGCGATCGTGGCTGA